In the Nitrospirales bacterium LBB_01 genome, one interval contains:
- a CDS encoding SUMF1/EgtB/PvdO family nonheme iron enzyme, which translates to MIKAVQEYYDDKPTCWVVEGPTVSLDTGVNPEIHTSKKTPLFKDSRYDVRRKLGTGGQGTVYLVWDNVVEKPFAIKVLPAAYLNNRVNFARFQDEIKIPQRIKHPLIASIHDAVELKDGSFGIKMEFIGGTDLLSWIADVVRPDRFKAADDVLTVLINLSEALAAAHENGVIHRDLKPSNVILKDGNPAHPILLDFGLAFLSGEGLKQRAAGTFAYMAPEQVHDNAELDGKADLFALGVIVYKMFTGFLPPCSLKDFEKTLTVPSIPIRDIEPIFKYNPRVPASLDYLIRSLLAHDPSERFGGAAELVRELRTIKLISPDDIVFRDNPVHDVINSIDFIVIPSGSFDIGGAEKGCSQCEKPMRRVTLNTYEISVHPITNAIYREFLKHSGFPKPPWIDDTEFGRDNCPVVGVTWDEAMACALWLNGSLPTEAQWEKAAKGTERRIYPWGNEYAAFKANVEGCQKTTTPVGAFKDGKSFYGVLDMAGNVREWCFDWYNPEAYTYLTSGNRDPKGPQTGTEKSLRGGGYRSLHYEARCSFRGHRDKDKREPDIGFRVVRVKVGV; encoded by the coding sequence TTGATTAAAGCAGTACAAGAGTATTATGACGATAAACCAACTTGTTGGGTAGTGGAGGGGCCGACTGTTTCTCTGGATACAGGGGTTAATCCGGAAATTCACACATCTAAGAAGACTCCTCTGTTTAAAGATTCGCGATACGATGTGCGAAGGAAGCTAGGCACAGGCGGTCAGGGGACAGTGTATCTTGTGTGGGACAATGTAGTTGAAAAACCATTTGCTATAAAGGTGCTTCCAGCCGCATATCTCAATAATAGGGTTAACTTTGCAAGGTTTCAGGATGAGATAAAAATCCCACAGCGCATAAAACACCCTCTCATAGCCTCAATACACGATGCCGTTGAGCTTAAAGACGGCAGCTTTGGGATTAAAATGGAATTTATTGGCGGTACTGACCTGCTTTCATGGATTGCTGATGTGGTGCGTCCAGACAGATTTAAAGCTGCCGATGATGTTTTAACAGTATTGATAAATCTTTCCGAGGCACTGGCTGCGGCACATGAAAACGGCGTAATACATAGAGACCTTAAGCCATCCAATGTGATTTTAAAAGACGGTAATCCTGCGCACCCAATTTTACTTGATTTTGGCCTCGCATTTTTATCCGGTGAGGGTTTAAAGCAAAGAGCCGCCGGAACCTTTGCATACATGGCTCCCGAGCAGGTACATGATAACGCAGAGCTGGACGGCAAGGCTGATTTGTTTGCTCTTGGAGTAATTGTTTATAAAATGTTTACAGGATTTTTGCCTCCGTGTTCGCTGAAAGATTTTGAAAAAACTCTGACCGTCCCATCAATTCCAATAAGGGATATTGAACCAATTTTTAAATATAATCCCAGAGTGCCGGCCTCTCTTGATTATCTGATACGCTCTCTGCTTGCTCATGATCCCTCCGAAAGATTTGGAGGTGCTGCCGAACTAGTCAGAGAACTTAGAACTATTAAACTCATATCGCCTGATGACATTGTGTTTAGGGACAATCCAGTCCATGACGTCATAAACTCTATTGACTTTATTGTGATACCCTCTGGCAGCTTTGACATTGGAGGTGCTGAAAAGGGCTGTTCTCAGTGTGAAAAACCTATGCGCAGAGTTACCCTCAATACTTATGAAATCAGTGTGCATCCAATAACTAATGCGATTTACCGGGAATTCCTAAAACACAGCGGGTTTCCCAAACCTCCGTGGATTGATGACACTGAGTTTGGACGGGACAACTGTCCTGTGGTTGGTGTGACGTGGGATGAGGCGATGGCTTGTGCTCTTTGGCTAAACGGCTCCCTTCCAACTGAAGCTCAATGGGAAAAAGCTGCCAAAGGCACTGAAAGAAGGATTTACCCGTGGGGAAACGAATATGCTGCATTTAAGGCAAATGTAGAGGGCTGCCAAAAGACGACTACTCCTGTCGGGGCATTTAAGGATGGTAAGAGTTTTTACGGAGTGTTGGATATGGCAGGCAATGTCAGAGAATGGTGCTTTGATTGGTACAATCCAGAGGCATACACGTATTTAACATCGGGTAATAGAGACCCAAAGGGCCCACAGACAGGCACAGAAAAGTCTCTGCGCGGTGGCGGCTATAGAAGTCTGCACTACGAGGCTAGATGCAGTTTCAGAGGGCACAGAGATAAAGACAAACGAGAGCCGGATATAGGGTTTAGGGTTGTCAGAGTCAAAGTCGGCGTATAA
- a CDS encoding prepilin-type N-terminal cleavage/methylation domain-containing protein, whose amino-acid sequence MDRTDNRQASKRNGFTLVELIITLLILGVLAGIAVPIYLGQREKSKNVEAQENLLALRQLLEQYYNENGCYYKPAGTCTNATLYYNSTSNTIVTNYLTGFKPGNAAGLHFNYNITTAGTASTFVATAVKIGATGNTGIFSIDQNNNRQGF is encoded by the coding sequence ATGGACAGGACAGATAACAGGCAAGCGTCAAAGCGCAATGGTTTTACTCTTGTTGAATTAATAATAACATTGTTGATACTGGGAGTACTGGCAGGGATTGCAGTGCCAATCTATTTGGGGCAGAGAGAAAAGTCCAAAAACGTTGAGGCTCAGGAAAACTTGCTTGCACTTAGACAGCTTCTTGAACAGTATTATAACGAAAACGGCTGTTACTACAAACCAGCAGGTACATGTACTAACGCAACACTGTACTACAACTCAACCAGCAACACCATTGTTACAAACTATCTGACAGGGTTTAAACCAGGTAATGCAGCGGGGTTACATTTTAACTACAACATTACAACCGCCGGCACAGCAAGCACTTTTGTGGCAACTGCGGTCAAAATCGGTGCAACAGGCAACACCGGCATCTTCAGTATTGACCAGAATAACAATAGGCAGGGGTTTTAG
- the mnmE gene encoding tRNA uridine-5-carboxymethylaminomethyl(34) synthesis GTPase MnmE, whose amino-acid sequence MNSYQDTIAAVSTPPGEGGIGIVRISGKDAIVISEGMFKSKKCKLPSTMPAFTMSLGLVINPHDGSAVDEALIAVMRAPQSYTAEDVVEFHCHGGYFTVRKTLEITLSLGARLAEPGEFTLRAFLNGRLDLAQAESVLDVIKSKTAESSRIALEQLSGGVSEKITAIVSDLTAACALIEAHIDFSDEDAQLSDVAEVLINIGEIEKKLKLLSATYETGRLYRDGISIAIVGRTNVGKSSLLNALLEKNRAIVSETPGTTRDTIEECLNFGGIPARVIDTAGIRESREYAELEGIKRSLSSIETADIVIAVFDGGTELTIEDFHIIEKTSGKTLIAVINKSDLKPAFSASVLSESYSSESSTHVLRISAKKNEGLSTLKDMIFTIVARNSTEVKQDVLITNVRHKRAMDDCLLALKRSSALLSDNMPLEFAAFELRSALNSISEITGVVTTDSILNIIFGRFCIGK is encoded by the coding sequence ATGAATTCTTATCAGGATACAATAGCCGCAGTTTCAACACCGCCCGGTGAGGGAGGTATTGGGATTGTACGGATAAGCGGTAAAGATGCCATTGTAATATCAGAGGGGATGTTTAAGTCAAAAAAGTGCAAATTACCCTCAACAATGCCTGCCTTTACGATGTCTCTGGGGCTTGTAATTAATCCTCATGACGGCAGTGCTGTGGATGAGGCGCTGATAGCCGTGATGCGTGCTCCTCAGAGCTATACAGCAGAGGACGTGGTGGAGTTTCACTGCCATGGAGGGTATTTTACAGTAAGAAAAACCCTTGAGATAACCCTGTCCCTTGGCGCGCGTCTTGCTGAGCCAGGGGAGTTTACATTGCGGGCATTTTTAAACGGACGACTTGACCTTGCTCAAGCCGAGAGTGTCCTTGATGTCATTAAATCTAAAACCGCAGAGAGTTCCCGCATTGCTCTTGAGCAGCTTTCCGGCGGAGTGTCGGAGAAAATAACTGCAATTGTCTCTGATTTGACTGCTGCATGTGCCCTGATTGAGGCTCACATAGATTTTTCAGATGAGGATGCACAATTGTCTGATGTGGCAGAAGTATTAATAAATATTGGGGAAATTGAAAAAAAGTTAAAACTACTTTCTGCAACCTATGAAACAGGACGGCTTTACCGCGACGGTATATCTATAGCAATAGTGGGACGCACAAATGTCGGGAAATCATCCCTTCTTAATGCACTGTTGGAAAAAAACAGGGCTATAGTGTCAGAAACTCCCGGCACAACGCGGGACACAATAGAGGAATGTTTAAACTTTGGCGGGATACCTGCCCGGGTTATAGACACAGCAGGAATAAGAGAAAGCCGCGAGTATGCCGAACTTGAGGGAATTAAACGTTCCTTATCCTCAATAGAGACCGCTGACATTGTAATCGCCGTCTTTGACGGAGGCACAGAGTTAACGATTGAGGATTTTCACATTATTGAAAAAACGTCAGGGAAAACGCTTATCGCAGTAATTAATAAATCTGACCTTAAACCAGCCTTCAGTGCCTCTGTACTATCGGAATCTTATAGCAGTGAGAGCAGCACTCATGTCTTAAGAATATCTGCTAAGAAAAACGAAGGACTAAGTACGCTTAAAGATATGATTTTTACAATTGTTGCCAGAAACTCAACAGAGGTAAAACAGGATGTGCTTATAACAAACGTAAGACACAAAAGAGCTATGGATGACTGCCTCCTTGCACTGAAACGCTCAAGCGCACTGCTTTCAGACAACATGCCGCTTGAGTTTGCAGCCTTTGAACTTCGCTCAGCCTTAAACTCTATTTCGGAAATTACCGGAGTGGTAACAACGGATAGTATTTTAAATATAATCTTTGGGAGGTTTTGCATTGGTAAATAG
- a CDS encoding leucine--tRNA ligase — MDEKYNGLKIESKWQKFWQETGLNKTDSKSGKPKFYCLEMFPYPSGKIHMGHIRNYVIGDVITRYKRMRGFNVLHPMGWDAFGLPAENAAINSGTHPYKWTHENIEYMKAQINKIGCSYDWDREVTTCTPEYYKWNQWFFIQMLKRGLAYKKNSYVNWCSKCATVLANEQVIDTQCWRCDTVVEQKELEQWFFKITAYADELLAACDTLNGWPQHVVAMQRNWIGKSRGVEMDFPVDGSDLKIKIFTTRPDTLFGATFVCVAPIHPIADIIMDDKNALNDVKSFYGNEEEKRGVFTGKYVVNPMNNEKIPIYAANFVLMDYGTGAIMSVPAHDQRDFDFAKKYSLPIREVIVREKDAAVSTELTEAYEGEGYLINSGQFTGLDNKTAIEKIGKFLELASVGMVVTNYKLRDWGISRQRYWGTPIPVVYCKSCGVVSVKDEDLPVILPDNVSLKGMGGSPLSGVSDFLNTTCPTCGSNARRETDTMDTFVDSSWYFVRYCSEKDAAEPLNKANIDTFMPVDQYIGGVEHAVLHLLYSRFFSRVLRDIGIISCDEPFENLLTQGMVCKETLKCNEHGWLFPDETRNGNCIHCNSPVIRGRTEKMSKSKKNLVTPDEITGKYGADTARVFSLFAAPPEKDIEWSHQGVEGAYRFLNRLWNLLYTYADKLKTITVTPDKLSGKLVRKTHQTIKKVTGSIERDYHFNTAIASLMELLNEMSAFKPADMADYASLKFAFKSMTLLLSPFAPHLCEELWVSLGDSGKSVFLAQWPDFDEIAAKEEEIELVVQIGGKVRAKMMIPADSNDETVKAAALSHDKIRDYITGKKIKQVHIVKGRLVNIVLENG, encoded by the coding sequence TTGGACGAAAAGTACAACGGATTAAAAATAGAGTCAAAGTGGCAAAAGTTTTGGCAAGAGACGGGACTAAATAAGACCGATTCCAAAAGCGGCAAGCCCAAATTTTACTGCCTTGAGATGTTTCCATATCCATCCGGTAAAATCCACATGGGGCATATCAGAAACTATGTAATCGGCGACGTTATTACGCGCTACAAACGGATGCGCGGGTTTAATGTATTGCATCCGATGGGCTGGGACGCTTTTGGTCTGCCTGCTGAAAATGCTGCCATTAACAGCGGCACACATCCATATAAGTGGACTCATGAAAACATCGAGTACATGAAAGCTCAAATTAACAAAATCGGTTGCAGCTACGACTGGGATAGAGAAGTCACAACGTGCACTCCTGAGTATTATAAGTGGAACCAGTGGTTTTTTATCCAAATGCTTAAACGCGGACTTGCTTATAAAAAGAACTCCTATGTCAACTGGTGCAGTAAGTGTGCCACTGTGCTTGCCAATGAACAGGTGATTGATACGCAGTGCTGGAGATGCGACACAGTAGTAGAGCAGAAGGAGCTTGAGCAGTGGTTTTTTAAGATAACTGCCTATGCCGATGAGTTACTGGCAGCCTGTGATACGCTAAACGGCTGGCCACAGCATGTGGTAGCTATGCAGAGGAACTGGATAGGGAAAAGCCGCGGCGTTGAAATGGATTTTCCTGTGGATGGCTCAGATTTAAAGATAAAAATTTTCACCACACGCCCCGATACCCTCTTTGGCGCAACATTTGTCTGCGTTGCTCCGATTCATCCCATTGCCGACATCATCATGGACGATAAAAACGCTCTTAACGATGTGAAATCATTTTATGGCAACGAGGAGGAAAAGCGCGGGGTTTTCACCGGTAAATACGTTGTTAATCCAATGAATAACGAAAAAATTCCAATCTATGCCGCTAATTTTGTTCTTATGGATTACGGCACAGGCGCTATAATGTCAGTGCCTGCGCATGACCAGAGGGATTTTGATTTTGCAAAAAAATACAGTTTGCCCATAAGAGAGGTTATTGTGCGTGAGAAAGACGCTGCCGTTTCAACAGAGCTTACTGAGGCGTACGAGGGCGAAGGATACCTTATAAACTCCGGGCAATTTACTGGACTTGATAATAAAACCGCTATTGAGAAAATCGGTAAGTTTTTAGAACTTGCTTCTGTGGGCATGGTTGTTACAAACTACAAACTAAGAGACTGGGGTATATCTCGGCAGAGGTATTGGGGAACTCCAATTCCTGTGGTTTACTGCAAGAGCTGCGGAGTGGTTTCGGTAAAGGATGAAGACCTTCCCGTAATACTGCCCGATAACGTCTCACTTAAGGGAATGGGAGGCTCGCCGCTTTCCGGAGTTTCCGACTTTTTAAATACCACATGTCCCACCTGCGGCTCAAATGCAAGACGTGAGACAGACACGATGGATACGTTTGTCGATTCCTCATGGTACTTTGTACGGTACTGTTCGGAAAAAGATGCAGCGGAGCCTTTAAATAAAGCTAACATTGATACGTTTATGCCTGTAGATCAGTACATTGGAGGTGTTGAGCACGCAGTACTCCATCTTCTGTATTCAAGATTTTTCAGCCGTGTGCTAAGAGACATTGGCATTATAAGTTGTGATGAGCCATTTGAAAATCTTCTTACACAGGGGATGGTCTGTAAGGAAACACTGAAGTGTAATGAACACGGCTGGCTTTTTCCCGATGAGACCAGAAATGGAAACTGCATACACTGTAACAGTCCTGTAATACGCGGACGAACTGAGAAGATGTCCAAGTCAAAGAAAAACCTTGTGACACCAGATGAGATAACAGGCAAGTACGGCGCTGATACGGCGCGGGTGTTTTCACTGTTTGCAGCACCGCCGGAAAAAGACATAGAGTGGTCGCATCAGGGAGTTGAAGGCGCTTATAGATTTCTAAACAGGCTTTGGAATCTGCTTTATACGTATGCTGACAAGTTAAAAACTATTACAGTAACCCCTGATAAATTAAGCGGCAAATTAGTTAGAAAAACCCATCAGACAATAAAAAAAGTGACAGGCTCAATAGAGCGGGATTATCACTTTAACACGGCCATTGCATCTCTTATGGAGCTTCTTAACGAAATGTCGGCATTTAAACCCGCTGATATGGCCGATTACGCCTCTCTTAAGTTTGCCTTTAAATCGATGACATTGCTGCTGAGTCCGTTTGCTCCGCATCTGTGTGAGGAGCTGTGGGTGTCTTTGGGGGATAGTGGAAAGTCTGTGTTTTTAGCTCAATGGCCGGACTTTGATGAGATTGCCGCTAAAGAAGAGGAGATTGAACTTGTGGTTCAGATTGGCGGCAAGGTTAGGGCAAAGATGATGATTCCTGCCGACTCAAACGACGAAACAGTAAAGGCCGCAGCACTTAGTCATGATAAGATACGTGACTACATTACCGGTAAGAAGATAAAACAGGTGCATATTGTTAAGGGCAGACTTGTAAATATCGTGTTAGAAAATGGTTAA
- a CDS encoding prepilin-type N-terminal cleavage/methylation domain-containing protein, whose translation MSTKTMGKKGFTLVEMMVVVAIIGILAAIGVPQYLRIVADSKASEAVQYAGRLAQGLNAWKDIHQQYPKEGGTVMTETILSEYLPQIDMSGSQHFTYTAVVTGSSTVDPSTANLCIAAKSNITGYTVGCVYYIQSVNAADADKMDDEHFFRKEFVTKGKITLQSQIKNTPDACTGITCN comes from the coding sequence ATGAGTACGAAAACGATGGGTAAGAAAGGTTTTACGTTGGTAGAAATGATGGTCGTGGTTGCCATAATAGGAATATTAGCGGCAATCGGGGTGCCACAATATTTGCGAATAGTTGCTGATTCAAAAGCGAGCGAAGCAGTGCAATATGCTGGACGTCTTGCACAGGGTCTGAATGCGTGGAAAGATATTCACCAGCAATATCCAAAAGAGGGTGGCACTGTGATGACTGAGACTATTCTCTCAGAATATCTGCCTCAGATCGATATGTCGGGTTCTCAGCATTTCACTTACACAGCAGTTGTCACCGGTAGTTCCACCGTTGATCCGAGTACGGCTAATTTGTGTATTGCTGCCAAATCAAATATCACAGGCTACACAGTTGGATGTGTTTATTATATTCAATCAGTAAACGCTGCTGATGCTGATAAAATGGATGATGAACATTTCTTTAGAAAGGAATTTGTAACTAAAGGAAAAATAACATTACAGAGTCAAATAAAAAATACGCCTGATGCATGCACCGGTATTACATGTAATTAA
- a CDS encoding type II/IV secretion system protein: protein MTEAAVCSFRDFLLTEGIVDTDALDNYQSEALKKGVTLFKLVVEKEALHQNVEGFLIKISECLGCKYFSLKDDLRAKMEIPENASKSLFICTEVVPLKQFHKIGNAKRVLEVAVKDPFNIQIRDLISQSLPEFEINWHIAHPIVVDYAVKFLKSLRPDMGQKDIIAVDFNSNKAAALQLHVEQASVPDMINWFLFRAHEIRASDIHIEPGESILIIRLRVDGVLIEESSMPMELHPELTSRIKILSEMNLAEKRLPQDGRFEVRVREDNIDLRVSTFPTVYGEKVVMRLLNKDALQPSLESIGFGGVDLERFKRALKNPFGMIIISGPTGSGKTTTLYSALNTLPLADVNVVTVEDPVEYRLNGVHQLQVKEKIGLTFASALRTILRQDPDVILVGETRDSETAAISVRAALTGHVVLTTLHTNDSIGVVTRLLDMGIEPYLLASALSMAMSQRLVRMICWDCQETISGVEVLERLFAGGVTEERLKELNIRVNTESFYEWGRGTDCKKCRNTGYYGRHAVHELFEVDTQMKKVIAEASSKDGKVSFNEVKLRQLAKEQVMKTMMEHGMQLIEERTTTFEELIRVLGEHQ from the coding sequence ATGACAGAAGCAGCTGTGTGTTCATTCAGAGACTTTCTGCTAACTGAGGGTATTGTTGATACTGATGCTTTGGATAATTACCAAAGCGAGGCGCTAAAAAAGGGCGTAACGTTGTTTAAACTTGTTGTAGAGAAAGAGGCGCTGCACCAAAATGTTGAAGGCTTTTTAATTAAGATATCTGAATGTCTTGGCTGCAAATATTTTTCCCTGAAAGACGATTTAAGAGCCAAGATGGAAATCCCTGAAAATGCCTCCAAATCTTTGTTTATCTGCACGGAGGTTGTGCCGCTTAAGCAGTTTCACAAAATCGGAAACGCTAAAAGAGTTCTTGAAGTTGCAGTAAAAGACCCATTTAATATTCAGATACGAGACCTTATAAGTCAATCACTGCCGGAGTTTGAAATCAACTGGCACATAGCGCATCCGATTGTAGTTGACTATGCCGTAAAATTTCTGAAATCACTGCGTCCTGATATGGGTCAAAAGGACATAATAGCGGTGGATTTTAACTCTAATAAGGCTGCAGCGCTTCAACTTCACGTGGAGCAGGCCTCGGTTCCTGATATGATTAACTGGTTTTTGTTTAGAGCGCACGAAATCCGTGCTTCTGATATTCACATAGAGCCCGGAGAGAGTATTTTAATTATTCGTCTGAGAGTTGACGGCGTTCTGATAGAGGAGTCCTCGATGCCTATGGAACTTCACCCGGAGCTAACCTCTCGTATAAAAATTCTATCAGAGATGAACCTTGCCGAAAAAAGACTGCCTCAAGACGGCAGATTTGAAGTACGAGTGCGAGAGGACAACATAGACCTCAGAGTTTCCACTTTTCCAACCGTGTATGGGGAAAAGGTGGTGATGAGACTGCTTAACAAAGACGCTCTTCAACCCTCATTGGAAAGTATCGGGTTTGGAGGCGTTGACCTTGAGCGTTTTAAACGAGCGCTGAAAAACCCGTTTGGTATGATAATTATATCAGGGCCAACAGGAAGCGGCAAAACCACTACACTATACTCTGCCCTTAACACGCTTCCTCTTGCCGACGTAAACGTTGTAACCGTAGAAGACCCGGTTGAATATAGACTGAATGGCGTTCATCAGTTGCAGGTTAAGGAAAAAATCGGGCTTACATTTGCATCAGCTCTTAGAACCATATTGCGGCAAGACCCGGACGTAATCCTGGTTGGTGAGACGCGCGACTCTGAAACCGCAGCCATTTCAGTTAGAGCGGCGCTTACCGGTCATGTTGTGCTAACCACGTTGCACACAAACGATTCCATTGGCGTTGTGACAAGGCTGCTTGATATGGGAATTGAGCCGTATCTTCTTGCCTCGGCACTGTCTATGGCAATGAGCCAGCGCCTTGTGCGCATGATTTGCTGGGATTGTCAGGAAACAATCAGCGGAGTTGAAGTCTTAGAGAGGCTCTTTGCCGGAGGCGTCACCGAAGAGCGCCTGAAAGAGCTAAACATAAGGGTCAACACGGAGTCATTTTATGAATGGGGTAGGGGGACGGATTGCAAAAAGTGCCGCAACACCGGCTATTACGGCAGACATGCCGTCCATGAGCTTTTCGAGGTGGATACACAAATGAAAAAAGTAATAGCAGAGGCGTCTTCTAAAGATGGAAAGGTATCTTTTAATGAGGTAAAGCTTAGGCAGCTTGCTAAAGAACAAGTGATGAAAACTATGATGGAACACGGGATGCAGCTTATAGAGGAGCGCACGACAACGTTTGAAGAGTTGATACGCGTGCTTGGGGAGCACCAGTAG
- a CDS encoding type II secretion system F family protein, which yields MALGIGRVNSGNLVLFTEQLAAMISAQLPLFQVLVNLATETLDKTLKKVLNEAVSRLEYGQDFAEVLEDYPETFDAIYVSMVKAGMNSGKLDSTLEHLAKYIKQVHETKGKVLASLSYPLFLIGALVVLIFVMTKFILPNFKKMYEDFGGKLPHATQVLLKIIAFFEKWGILIFFVVLSCYGVWFLYVNTVQGRINWDRFKLDMPIIGSLSFRVVLSQLLHTMAVLMKSEVPIVTTLTIAAAASGNKYVEELILQASEEVNRGRSLAEAFSNCNIFPGIVIQMISSGEEGGTLERLLASAANYYDKQVEIRLRTIVSLINPALTVIIGLAIAGIMVALFSPVFGIANLTNRGG from the coding sequence ATGGCGCTTGGGATAGGAAGGGTCAACAGCGGAAATCTTGTGCTCTTTACCGAGCAGCTTGCCGCTATGATTTCGGCTCAGCTGCCGCTTTTTCAGGTTTTGGTTAATTTAGCAACTGAGACATTGGACAAAACCCTCAAAAAAGTCCTCAATGAGGCCGTTAGCAGGCTTGAGTACGGGCAGGACTTTGCAGAGGTTCTTGAAGACTACCCTGAGACGTTTGATGCTATATACGTAAGCATGGTTAAAGCCGGTATGAACTCCGGCAAACTTGATTCCACGCTTGAACACCTTGCAAAGTACATTAAACAAGTCCATGAGACAAAGGGAAAGGTGCTTGCCTCCCTGTCATATCCGCTCTTTTTAATTGGGGCGCTTGTTGTCCTCATTTTTGTAATGACAAAGTTTATACTGCCTAATTTTAAGAAAATGTACGAAGACTTTGGTGGTAAATTGCCCCATGCTACACAGGTACTTTTAAAGATTATCGCCTTTTTTGAAAAATGGGGTATCTTAATATTTTTTGTCGTACTGTCCTGTTATGGAGTTTGGTTTTTGTATGTAAATACTGTACAGGGCAGGATTAATTGGGATAGATTCAAACTTGATATGCCGATAATAGGGAGTTTGTCTTTCAGGGTGGTTCTGTCTCAATTGCTTCACACAATGGCAGTGCTTATGAAAAGTGAAGTCCCCATAGTCACGACTTTAACAATAGCTGCGGCGGCATCCGGCAACAAGTACGTAGAGGAACTGATTTTACAGGCTTCAGAAGAGGTCAATCGCGGCAGGAGCCTTGCCGAGGCATTCAGTAACTGCAATATTTTCCCGGGCATAGTGATACAGATGATTTCATCCGGCGAGGAGGGAGGCACACTTGAAAGGCTTTTGGCGTCGGCTGCCAATTACTATGACAAACAGGTTGAAATCAGACTTAGAACGATAGTTTCTCTGATTAATCCGGCGCTTACGGTAATCATAGGGCTGGCAATAGCCGGTATTATGGTAGCTCTGTTTTCACCTGTGTTTGGTATAGCAAACCTGACAAATCGTGGTGGTTAA
- a CDS encoding chemotaxis protein CheX encodes MKADIINPFLVSIVNVLATMAQTEAKVGKPVLKRDNVGQGDVSGVIGLAGEQTKGSIAITFTDKAIIDIASKMLGEQLDTVDETVADMVGEITNMVTGGAKKILSEKGYKFNLATPTIIVGKGHMISHKSKAPVILLPFETSAGSFFVEICFDNFGVKQ; translated from the coding sequence ATGAAAGCCGATATAATCAATCCATTTTTAGTATCAATAGTGAACGTACTTGCCACGATGGCACAGACTGAGGCAAAGGTTGGGAAACCAGTGCTTAAACGCGACAATGTAGGGCAAGGGGATGTATCAGGAGTAATCGGTCTTGCAGGTGAACAGACAAAAGGCTCTATTGCTATTACATTTACCGATAAGGCCATAATAGACATAGCCTCTAAGATGCTTGGTGAACAGTTGGACACGGTGGACGAAACAGTGGCTGATATGGTCGGTGAAATAACTAACATGGTAACCGGCGGGGCTAAAAAAATTCTTTCTGAAAAAGGTTACAAATTTAACCTTGCCACTCCCACAATAATTGTGGGAAAAGGACATATGATTTCACACAAGTCTAAGGCTCCCGTGATATTGCTCCCTTTTGAGACAAGCGCAGGCAGTTTCTTTGTAGAGATTTGCTTTGATAATTTTGGTGTTAAACAATAA